The following is a genomic window from Betaproteobacteria bacterium.
CGGCAAGAAAACGAGCATCTCCGGCAGCAGAATCTGGCCAACGCTACCTCCCTGCAAACGCTGGCGGCCTTGGAAGCAGAAAATAAGAATCTGCGTACGATGCTGGGTCTAAGGGAAGTCATTGGCCGCAAAGCCGTCTCCGCGGAAATCCAACGGCTACACCCCGACCCCTTCACGCGCCGCGCGGTTATTGACCGCGGCGTGCACGACGGCGTGCGGGCAGGGCTGGCCGTGGTGGACTCCATCGGGTTGGTTGGCCAGATCACGCGTGTATACCCCTGGCAATCGGAGGTCAGCTTGGTGACGGACCGGGACCAAGCCATTCCCATCCAAGTTCAGCGTAGCGGCTTGCGCGGAGTGTTATTCGGCATCGGCTACGACGGGACGCTTGAGTTGCGCTACATGCCCGTGAGCGCGGATGTGCAAAACGGCGATGTGTTGTTCACCTCGGGGATCGATGGTACCTACCCTCCCGGATTACCCGTCGCCAAGGTCACCAATGTCGAGCGTGACGTGGCGTACGCATTCGCGCGCATCAATTGCGTACCGCTCACCGGTGTCTACGGCGCGTTGCAAGTCATGGTGATCGAAGGGGGGGACAAACCTCCCGCGGATCCCTTCGCGAACGAGACCAAGCGGCTACTGGGGAAAAAAGCACGCAAGGAGAGACAATGAAATTTGGGCTCGGCATCAGTGCGCCCGCCAACCAGCCGCCTGAACTGTTGCGCCCCGCGCGCATGAGCTATATCGCGCTGACTATTCTCGCCGGGGCGCTGGTCAACTTACTTTCGGCACCGGAACTCATCACGCGCCTGAAACCCGATCTCATTGCCATGGTGGTCATCTACTGGACGATTTATCATCCCTACCGGCTGGGTTTCACGTCGTCTTGGTTGCTGGGCCTATTCATGGACGTGGCCAACGGTAGTCTATTCGGCGAACACGCGCTGGCTTATACGCTGATGCTCTATCTGGCCGGCGTGTTTCACCGGCGCATCATCATGTTTCCGCTTGCCTACCAAATCGTGCACGTGCTGGTGATCCTCCTGCTAACCCAAGTCGTCACGCTCATCGTGCGGATGGTTGCGGGAAGTGAGTTCCCCGGTTTTCATTACTTCTTGCCGAGTGTGACGGGAGCCGCCATTTGGCCGTTGCTCACCACCGTGCTGCGCATACCGTTGCGCCAATCCGATGAGCAGGATGCGGTCTAGGGTCAGTTGACGCGGCATGAACCGAAACGTAGAGCTTCGAAATACCCAGCGAGATCTGGAGAATTTTCAGTTTCGCATCGTCGTGGCGGCGGCGATGATTCTCACGGCCTTCGCCGGCCTCGCTGCGCGCTTCTTCTATTTGCAGGTCGTTCAGCACGACTACTACCACACGCTGGCCGAGAACAACCGGATCTCGATCTTGCCCATCGTCCCCAACCGCGGACTGATCCTCGATAGAAATGGCGCCGTTCTAGCCCACAATTACGCGGGGTACACGCTGGAAATCACGCCCAGCCAAGTGGAGAACGTCGATGGCCTGCTTGCCGAGTTATCACAGGTGGTGGAAATCACCGCGCGCGACCGCAAGCGCTTCCGCAAGGTTTCGGAGGAGACCCACGAATTCGCGAGCCTGCCCATTCGCACCCGCCTCAACGACCAGGAAATCGCTCGCTTCGCCGTGAACCGTTACCGCTTCCCGGGCGTGGAGATCAAGGCACGCTTGTTCCGGCATTACCCCAATGGCGAGGTGGCGTCTCATATCGTGGGCTATATGGGCCGGCTGACCAAGACGGACAAGGCGCGCCAGGAAGACAAGGGCCAAGCCGCCAACTACGCGGGCTCGGATTACATGGGCAAGGCCGGGTTGGAGGACAAGTACGAGCACGAACTGCATGGCACCACGGGATTCGAGGAAGTGGAAACCGATGCCGGCGGCAGAGCTGTTCGTACATTGCGCCGCACCCTTCCCGTTTCCGGCAACAACTTATTGTTGTCCGTGGATGCGAGGCTGCAGCAGGTCGCCGAGCGCGTCTTCGGCGACCGGCGCGGATCGCTGGTCGCCATCGAACCTTCCACCGGCGGCGTGCTCGCGCTCGTGAGCAAACCCGGATTCGATCCCAATTTTTTCGTGGAAGGTATCGACCCGCAGAATTGGGAGGCGTTGAGCAATTCGCCTGACCACCCGCTCAACAACCGCGCGCTGCAAGGGGTTTATCCGCCGGGATCCACCTTCAAACCCTTCATGGCGCTGGCGGGCCTGGAACTGGGCAAACGCACGCCGGGATTTTCCATTGGCGACCCAGGTTATTTTGTGCTGGGTGGCGGCGGTCACGTCTACCGCGATTGGAAAAAGGGCGGGCACGGAACCGTAAATATGCACCGGGCCATCGTGGTGTCCTGTGACACTTACTTCTATGGGCTGGCGCAAGATCTGGGCATCGACCACATACACGAATTCATTGGCCAATTTGGGTTTGGGAAAGCTACCGGTATCGACATCCATGGCGAGAGCGGGGGCCTGTTGCCCTCGCAACAATGGAAGCAACGGCGGTTCAAACAAAAATGGTTTGGCGGGGATACGATCTCCGTGGGCATTGGACAGGGTTATAACCTCGCCACGCCTCTACAGTTAGCCCAGGCCACCGCCATTCTGGCGAACCATGGCGCCATCTACCGGCCGCACTTGGTTAAGCACGTACAGAATAGCCGCACCAACCAGCTTACCTCGCTGGAAATCGAACCCATAAGTAAGCTCGAACTCAAGCCCGAGAACTACGCCTTGGTGCGCGACGCCATGGCCGCTGTGATGCGCCCCGGAGGCACGGCGGCGCTGGCGGGAATGGGCGCGCCCTATGCCATCGCGGGCAAGACCGGTACCGCGCAGGTTATCGGCATGAAGAAAAACGAGAAGTACGACGAAACCAAGATCGAGGAACGCTTTCGTGACCACGCCTTGTTCATCGCTTTCGCGCCAGCCGATGCGCCCAGCATCGCGCTGGCCATTTTGGTGGAGAACGGCGGCCATGGCGGATCCACCGCCGCCCCTATCGCGCGCAAGGTTTTTGACTTCTACATCCTAGGCAAGGAGCCCGACCCCGAGCCGGTCATCGCTCCAGAGGAACCCGAACATGATTAACCGCATCCTGACTTACCTCGGGCGCCATCTGGACAAGTACCTCCTGATGGGACTAGGAGCACTGGTACTCGTGGGCCTGGTAGTTTTGTACAGCGCGTCGAACGCCACGATCCCCAGGGTGATCGGGCAGCTCACAAGCTTGCTGATCGCGGTGGGCGTCATGTGGGCCGCCGCCAACATCGCCCCGCACTACTTGATGCGCGTGGCTTTGCCCATCTATCTCATCGGGCTCCTCCTGCTGGTTGCCGTCGAAGTGAAGGGCGAGATCATTAACGGCGCGCAACGCTGGCTCAATGTCGGCGTGGCCAACATCCAGCCATCGGAAATCATGAAGATCGCCGTGCCGCTCGCGGTGGCGTGGTACTTCGACCGCTACGAAGCGATCCTGAGGTTTCGCGACTACTGCATCGCGACTGTCATGGTGTTGGTGCCGGTGTTACTGGTGGCTCACCAACCCGATCTGGGCACGGCGGTATTGATTGCCGCCGCCGGATTCTTCGTCATCTTCTTTGCGGGATTGAGTTGGAAGGTCTTGATTGGGCTCGCGGTGGCCGCCGGGGCTTTCATGCCAGTGCTATGGTCCCTCATGCACGATTACCAGCGGCGCCGCATTCTCACTTTGATCGATCCTTCGCAAGATCCATTGGGAGCGGGCTATCACACCATTCAGGCGAGTATCGCCCTGGGTTCTGGCGGAGTTTTCGGCAAGGGCTGGCTCAACGGCACCCAGGCGCACCTGGACTTCTTGCCTGAGCGCAGCACGGACTTCATCTTCGCGGTGTTCGGCGAGGAATTCGGATTGTTCGGGAATGTGATCTTGGTGAGCTTGTATATCTTCGTGATCGGCCGTGGACTGTTCATCAGTTTCAACGCCTCCACTTTGTTCACGCGCTTGCTGGCCGGCGCCATATCGCTCACTTTCTTCATCTACGTGTTCGTGAACATGGGAATGGTGAGCGGGATTCTTCCCGTGGTCGGCATTCCCTTGCCGCTCATTAGCTATGGCGGAACTTCGCTGGTGAGCATCATGTTCGGGATGGGTATCTTGATGAGCATTCATACCCACAAACGCCTGGTTCAAAGTTGATGCCACGGCCGTTATCGGCGCTGCTGGCCGCCGGGTGGATCGTGTGCACGGTGGCCGCTTGCGGTTCCGATCCGCCCCGGCACCCCGGCGCTTATTACCTGGATGACGGACCGCCGGCGGACCCGCCGCGCAACCTCGAAGACACTCCCGACGCTCAACCCAAAGCCGAGCCGCTGCGCGCTTCCGCAACCAAGCCCTACACGGCGCTGGGCAAGCAGTTTGTGCCCATGACGCAGTTCAAGCCCTATCGCGCGCGCGGCCGGGCGAGTTGGTACGGGCGGCGCTATCACGGGAAACCCACCGCATCGGGGGAACCCTACGACATGTTCGCCATGAGCGCGGCCCATCCCGTCTTGCCCATCCCCAGTTACGTCCGTGTCACGCGTCTTAGCAATGGGCGCAGCGTGGTGGTCCGCGTCAACGACCGCGGACCCTTCCACTCCGGGCGCCTCATCGACTTATCCTACACGGCAGCCTTGAAGCTCGGGCTCGTCCAAACCGGCAGCGACCAGGTCGAAGTGGAACTCATCATCCCCCCGCCGATACAATAGGCAGTTCCCTCACCCGTATCTGCTCTCGCGAAAAACATGAACACGCTCATTTGCGGCTCCATCGCCTACGACACCATCATGGTGTTTCGCGATCACTTCAAGAATCATATCCTGCCCGACCAGATTCACATCCTGAACGTGGCATTTCTCGTCCCTCAACTGCGCCGCGAGTTTGGAGGATGCGCCGGAAACATCGCCTACAACTTGAAAATGCTTGGCGGCAAGCCGCTGATCATGGCGACAGTCGGAGATGACTACCAACCTTACGCCTACCGCCTGGAGCGCCTCGGGCTACGCCGCGATCACGTCAAGGAAGTGAAGAACACCTACACGGCCCAGGCCTTCATCACCACGGATTTGGCCGACAACCAGATCACCGCCTTCCATCCGGGAGCCATGGACCACTCGCACCTGAATCACATCGCCGACGCGAAGGACGTGAGCCTGGGCATCGTTGCCCCGGACGGGCGCGATGGGATGATGCAGCACGCGCGCGAATTTCACGAGGCCGGCATTCCTTTCATCTTCGATCCAGGCCAAGGCATCCCGATGTACAAGGGCGCGGAGCTGATGGCATTCATCGAGCAGGCCCAGTACGTCACGGTCAACGACTACGAGGCGCGCCTGCTGGAGGAGAAAACGGGCAAAAGCATCGAAGCGCTGGCGGAAAAAGTGTCGGCCTTCATCGTCACTCGCGGCGGCGAAGGGTCCTGGATATACACCCATGGCAGCCGCATCGATATTCCCGCCGTCAAACCCGCGCAAATCGCGGACCCCACGGGCTGTGGCGACGCTTACCGCGCGGGGTTGCTCTATGGCATTGGCGAAGGCATGGATTGGGCTCGGACCGGCCGCCTCGCCTCCCTAGTGGG
Proteins encoded in this region:
- the mreC gene encoding rod shape-determining protein MreC, which translates into the protein MEHSAPQFFQRGPTLLTRFIFFCLASLVLLIADSRFHYLEGMRTGVSVLLYPLQRLTDIPGWALNRTTEFFVTQAQLRQENEHLRQQNLANATSLQTLAALEAENKNLRTMLGLREVIGRKAVSAEIQRLHPDPFTRRAVIDRGVHDGVRAGLAVVDSIGLVGQITRVYPWQSEVSLVTDRDQAIPIQVQRSGLRGVLFGIGYDGTLELRYMPVSADVQNGDVLFTSGIDGTYPPGLPVAKVTNVERDVAYAFARINCVPLTGVYGALQVMVIEGGDKPPADPFANETKRLLGKKARKERQ
- the mreD gene encoding rod shape-determining protein MreD; amino-acid sequence: MKFGLGISAPANQPPELLRPARMSYIALTILAGALVNLLSAPELITRLKPDLIAMVVIYWTIYHPYRLGFTSSWLLGLFMDVANGSLFGEHALAYTLMLYLAGVFHRRIIMFPLAYQIVHVLVILLLTQVVTLIVRMVAGSEFPGFHYFLPSVTGAAIWPLLTTVLRIPLRQSDEQDAV
- the mrdA gene encoding penicillin-binding protein 2, with product MNRNVELRNTQRDLENFQFRIVVAAAMILTAFAGLAARFFYLQVVQHDYYHTLAENNRISILPIVPNRGLILDRNGAVLAHNYAGYTLEITPSQVENVDGLLAELSQVVEITARDRKRFRKVSEETHEFASLPIRTRLNDQEIARFAVNRYRFPGVEIKARLFRHYPNGEVASHIVGYMGRLTKTDKARQEDKGQAANYAGSDYMGKAGLEDKYEHELHGTTGFEEVETDAGGRAVRTLRRTLPVSGNNLLLSVDARLQQVAERVFGDRRGSLVAIEPSTGGVLALVSKPGFDPNFFVEGIDPQNWEALSNSPDHPLNNRALQGVYPPGSTFKPFMALAGLELGKRTPGFSIGDPGYFVLGGGGHVYRDWKKGGHGTVNMHRAIVVSCDTYFYGLAQDLGIDHIHEFIGQFGFGKATGIDIHGESGGLLPSQQWKQRRFKQKWFGGDTISVGIGQGYNLATPLQLAQATAILANHGAIYRPHLVKHVQNSRTNQLTSLEIEPISKLELKPENYALVRDAMAAVMRPGGTAALAGMGAPYAIAGKTGTAQVIGMKKNEKYDETKIEERFRDHALFIAFAPADAPSIALAILVENGGHGGSTAAPIARKVFDFYILGKEPDPEPVIAPEEPEHD
- the rodA gene encoding rod shape-determining protein RodA — translated: MINRILTYLGRHLDKYLLMGLGALVLVGLVVLYSASNATIPRVIGQLTSLLIAVGVMWAAANIAPHYLMRVALPIYLIGLLLLVAVEVKGEIINGAQRWLNVGVANIQPSEIMKIAVPLAVAWYFDRYEAILRFRDYCIATVMVLVPVLLVAHQPDLGTAVLIAAAGFFVIFFAGLSWKVLIGLAVAAGAFMPVLWSLMHDYQRRRILTLIDPSQDPLGAGYHTIQASIALGSGGVFGKGWLNGTQAHLDFLPERSTDFIFAVFGEEFGLFGNVILVSLYIFVIGRGLFISFNASTLFTRLLAGAISLTFFIYVFVNMGMVSGILPVVGIPLPLISYGGTSLVSIMFGMGILMSIHTHKRLVQS
- a CDS encoding septal ring lytic transglycosylase RlpA family protein; the protein is MPRPLSALLAAGWIVCTVAACGSDPPRHPGAYYLDDGPPADPPRNLEDTPDAQPKAEPLRASATKPYTALGKQFVPMTQFKPYRARGRASWYGRRYHGKPTASGEPYDMFAMSAAHPVLPIPSYVRVTRLSNGRSVVVRVNDRGPFHSGRLIDLSYTAALKLGLVQTGSDQVEVELIIPPPIQ
- a CDS encoding carbohydrate kinase family protein — its product is MNTLICGSIAYDTIMVFRDHFKNHILPDQIHILNVAFLVPQLRREFGGCAGNIAYNLKMLGGKPLIMATVGDDYQPYAYRLERLGLRRDHVKEVKNTYTAQAFITTDLADNQITAFHPGAMDHSHLNHIADAKDVSLGIVAPDGRDGMMQHAREFHEAGIPFIFDPGQGIPMYKGAELMAFIEQAQYVTVNDYEARLLEEKTGKSIEALAEKVSAFIVTRGGEGSWIYTHGSRIDIPAVKPAQIADPTGCGDAYRAGLLYGIGEGMDWARTGRLASLVGSIKIASRGGQNHQFTRDDIARQYEEAFAHAIW